In Terriglobia bacterium, a single window of DNA contains:
- a CDS encoding TonB-dependent receptor gives MPAVLAFLIGCNLSLSQSNSASGELRGTVSDPSGAVVPGARIIATNVETGLALTSLSDGRGEYRILLLPPGTYEVKVEMTSLVGQPMRVQITVGQTASADFRLQVRSDQTIVVTGEAPVVETQRSQQSNTISETYIRNLPLDRRDYLSFSLLAPGVSDSNRVVDNTDFRAKQTPASGLSFYGSNGRGNSITVDGAENNNFSGGVRPSLGQEAIQEFQINRSNYSAELGSASGGVINIISKSGTNEIHGKLFAYFRDQHLDAADPFALKLEEDNSLTRIKPPANRQQYGATLGMPLKKDRTFLFASFEGLKRNESAVVSVLTDFNIFQPTPQQAAIIANLAANPDTTPIPCLPAGAPLVAPAYCAAVLKAALTSRPSTVELFKSNSGVFPFITDARTFSLRFDHRVGNGHQTFLRYNYTKNDDQNRDTHALVGFSRSNNVHVLDSDVVAGWMWILNPKLFNEFRFQWNYDDYYVQSNEPYGPEFNITGYGYFNRDIFLPGLILERRYEFSDSLSFLHGKHRMKFGFSILDRTGHAENYLFMGGRFGFGDLPGNPLLSPQLQSTSITAVQAFDLGLPQSYQQGFGDPMLRFAAPYYAFYAQDSWNPRSDFTLNFGLRYELDVRNTQVPTDRNNFAPRIGFAWDPWNNKRTVVRGGFGIYYAQIYGQIDAVVTALGEINGYRQIAQVLSPLMRDKPLAPNGPINIYQTLRAQGVIGVPTSSRTIQPSDLTQFGIYVSHTGPRPPLTVLFQIDPNYRNPYSEQGSLGIEHEISSGLSASASYIFARTARIARARDLNLIPRPPGSLGISNWADPACAGAGIYSCFKDPALYQNNNYESTANAFYHGMILEISKRFGSNASLACNYTFSKAIDEVTDSNSDYQANDQTNLRAERALSAFDQRHKVVFYAYLQSPYHADPADSLAKHLLADFALTPVFRYNSARPFNLLTGVDINGDRHSTTDRPIFAGRNTGIGPDYWTFDLRLGRVIRLGGESRILELMAEAFNMFNRLNYASVNNTVGPNFSGPFHVPANPNLGPSAPLGYTSAVEARRFQLGLRFSF, from the coding sequence GTGCCCGCAGTACTTGCTTTTCTCATCGGCTGCAACCTCTCTCTATCACAGTCGAACTCCGCATCGGGAGAGCTCAGGGGCACCGTTAGCGATCCGTCCGGCGCCGTAGTGCCCGGTGCGAGGATCATCGCGACAAATGTCGAGACGGGCCTTGCACTCACGTCACTTTCGGACGGACGGGGCGAATATCGCATCCTTCTCCTGCCCCCTGGCACCTACGAGGTAAAAGTCGAGATGACCAGCCTTGTCGGCCAACCCATGCGCGTCCAGATCACGGTCGGCCAGACGGCTTCGGCCGATTTCCGGCTTCAGGTCCGCTCGGATCAAACTATCGTGGTAACCGGCGAGGCGCCCGTGGTGGAAACGCAGCGGTCTCAGCAATCCAACACGATCAGTGAAACCTATATTCGCAACCTGCCCCTCGACCGCCGGGATTACTTGAGTTTCAGCCTTCTGGCGCCGGGGGTCTCGGACTCCAATCGGGTGGTCGACAACACCGACTTCCGCGCCAAGCAGACGCCGGCGAGCGGGCTATCTTTCTACGGCAGCAATGGGCGCGGCAACAGCATTACAGTTGACGGAGCCGAAAACAACAATTTCAGCGGCGGAGTGCGCCCCTCCCTGGGACAGGAAGCGATCCAGGAGTTTCAGATCAACCGCAGCAATTATTCCGCGGAACTGGGCAGTGCAAGCGGGGGAGTGATCAACATCATTTCGAAGTCGGGAACGAACGAAATCCACGGAAAGCTGTTCGCCTATTTCCGCGATCAGCATCTGGACGCCGCCGATCCCTTTGCCTTGAAGCTTGAGGAAGACAATTCCCTCACGCGCATTAAACCTCCGGCTAACCGCCAGCAGTACGGGGCCACGCTGGGGATGCCGTTGAAGAAGGACCGGACCTTTCTCTTCGCCAGTTTCGAAGGCTTGAAACGGAACGAGTCCGCGGTGGTCTCAGTTCTCACCGATTTCAATATCTTCCAGCCCACGCCCCAGCAAGCTGCGATCATCGCAAATCTCGCAGCCAATCCGGACACGACTCCCATACCCTGCCTGCCGGCAGGTGCGCCTCTCGTCGCTCCTGCCTATTGCGCAGCGGTGTTGAAAGCGGCCCTGACCTCCAGGCCCAGCACTGTGGAACTCTTCAAGAGCAACAGCGGCGTCTTCCCCTTCATCACCGACGCGCGCACATTCTCGCTCCGCTTCGATCACCGTGTCGGCAACGGACACCAGACCTTCCTGCGCTACAATTACACCAAAAATGACGATCAGAACCGGGACACCCACGCTCTGGTCGGGTTTTCACGGTCCAACAATGTTCACGTGCTCGACAGCGACGTTGTTGCCGGCTGGATGTGGATTCTCAATCCGAAGCTGTTCAACGAATTCCGCTTTCAGTGGAATTACGACGATTATTATGTGCAGTCCAACGAACCGTACGGGCCCGAGTTCAACATCACGGGATATGGCTACTTCAACCGCGACATATTCCTGCCCGGCCTGATCCTCGAGCGCCGCTACGAGTTCTCCGACAGCTTGAGCTTTCTTCACGGAAAGCACCGGATGAAGTTCGGCTTTAGCATCCTCGACCGTACGGGCCACGCGGAAAACTACCTTTTCATGGGGGGAAGGTTCGGGTTCGGAGACCTCCCCGGAAACCCCCTGCTCAGCCCACAGCTGCAATCAACCAGCATCACCGCCGTGCAGGCTTTCGACCTCGGCCTGCCGCAGTCGTACCAGCAGGGATTCGGGGATCCGATGCTTCGCTTTGCGGCGCCTTACTATGCCTTCTATGCGCAGGACTCGTGGAATCCGCGATCGGATTTCACCCTCAATTTCGGCCTGCGCTATGAGCTGGACGTCCGAAACACTCAGGTTCCGACTGACAGGAACAATTTCGCGCCGCGCATCGGATTCGCCTGGGATCCCTGGAACAACAAGCGGACGGTCGTCCGCGGCGGTTTCGGCATATACTATGCGCAGATCTACGGACAGATAGACGCCGTCGTCACCGCCTTGGGGGAGATCAACGGATACCGCCAGATCGCGCAAGTGCTGAGCCCCCTCATGCGCGATAAACCACTGGCACCCAATGGGCCGATTAACATTTATCAAACTCTGCGGGCCCAAGGGGTGATCGGAGTGCCCACGTCCTCCCGGACCATACAGCCTTCGGACTTGACTCAATTCGGCATCTACGTCTCACACACGGGTCCAAGGCCGCCACTGACCGTCCTTTTCCAGATCGATCCCAACTACCGCAATCCCTATTCCGAGCAGGGCTCGCTGGGTATTGAACATGAAATCAGCAGTGGACTGAGCGCGTCGGCCAGTTACATTTTTGCCCGTACGGCGAGGATCGCACGCGCCCGCGATTTGAACCTGATTCCCAGGCCGCCCGGCTCCCTGGGCATTTCGAACTGGGCAGACCCGGCCTGCGCCGGCGCAGGGATCTACTCCTGCTTCAAAGACCCGGCCCTTTACCAGAACAACAATTATGAGTCGACGGCCAATGCCTTCTATCACGGCATGATTCTGGAAATCAGCAAGCGGTTCGGCTCAAATGCAAGCCTGGCATGCAATTACACTTTCAGCAAGGCCATTGACGAAGTGACGGATTCCAACAGCGACTACCAGGCGAACGATCAGACCAATCTGCGCGCGGAGCGGGCGCTGTCCGCCTTCGACCAGCGGCACAAGGTGGTCTTCTACGCATACCTGCAGAGCCCGTACCACGCCGACCCGGCCGATTCCCTCGCGAAGCATCTGCTGGCAGATTTTGCCCTGACACCGGTCTTTCGTTACAACAGCGCCCGGCCGTTCAATCTCTTGACCGGAGTAGACATCAACGGCGACCGGCACTCGACGACCGATCGCCCGATTTTTGCGGGCCGCAACACGGGGATCGGCCCCGACTACTGGACCTTTGATCTTCGCCTGGGACGCGTGATCCGCCTGGGCGGCGAAAGCAGAATCCTGGAACTGATGGCCGAAGCATTCAACATGTTCAATCGTCTCAACTACGCGAGCGTCAACAACACGGTTGGGCCGAACTTCTCAGGGCCATTCCACGTTCCAGCGAATCCCAACCTTGGGCCGAGCGCGCCGCTGGGCTATACATCAGCCGTTGAGGCACGGCGGTTCCAGCTTGGCCTCCGCTTCTCCTTCTAA